Genomic window (Culex pipiens pallens isolate TS chromosome 3, TS_CPP_V2, whole genome shotgun sequence):
ctgaagacacaaaatcgatcagaaaattcttaccCAAGGTAcacattttcgaatattcattagggtggtccgggcttcctcggggctaccccctgcaatcaaagattgaccaatcactaggctaaattcgaAATTTGATACAAACTTACAAACCataccatacaaacttcaagagATTAGATCAGGTCAGTGTCCCGTAAAGACATGCATAGAAAAGCTACTCACGCTGAAGATTTACATCAAGTTTGGTCAAAACAGTTTCATAAAGATAACCAAATTTTTCGACCATTATCATCGTCCTCATGGTACTCACATGAACATACATGCAGTCATGTTGCCATGCTGTGCCAAAAACATGATCATCATCATAGCTCTACCATATTCTTAAACCTTATTTATTTCTCCAAACACGCGAAAGATAAGCACCAGAAAATGATAAGCAGCCGCAGCATCTTTCAGCTATTTAAACCTTCCCCAAGCCATGACTTCCGCGTAGTTCAAAATCGGTTTCTGGCCCGACAAGTGTCACAAACACGCAGTAAGCCACGGGTGAATCTAAATTCCTAGTGAAAATGGCAGCCATTACGCTTGAACCGCCACCGCACGCCATCGAACTCAAGAAGCGCTCGCACAGCTACGAGGAAGCGCTCGAGTTGGCCGGATTCGGACCGGCCCAGTACGTGTTGACGTTTTTGTCCGGTTGCTGCCTGATGGCCGCCATGAACGAGTCCATCGTGATCAGCTTCGTGCTGTCGGCGGGTCATTGTGACCTGGGGCTGGATGCCCGCCAGGTGGGGATGATTGGCGGGGTTATCTTTCTGGGTAAGTTGGTGGGGGTTTGTGTCTTGGGtggatttgtgttttttttttgaggttatTGGTTATTTCTTTCGATTAGGAATCATGATATCGTCGTTCTTTTGGGGGTATCAGGCGGATACTCGCGGTCGGAAGACGGTTCTGCAGTGTGCCCTGTTTGCCACTACGGCATGTTCGGTAGCTTCCAGCTTTGCCACGGGGTTCACGTCCATGGCGTTGTTGAGGTTTGCGGCTGGGATGTGTGTCTCGGCTTCGTCGGCCATTGCTTACACCTATTTGGGGGAGTTTTGCACGGGTCAACGGAGAGGACAAATGGTGGCGTACGCCGCCATGATGATCTCGTTTGGAATCGTGTATGGAGCTTGTAAGTAGAAACGACAATCCTGTTTGATTTTTACACGTGATCCGTAACCATGTTCCCTCAGCTATTAGTTGGTGGATCCTGTCGTACGACTGGCGAGTTCAGCTCACCGATTCCTTCGTGTATCGACCGTGGCGATTGCTGTTCATCCTGTGCACAATCCCTGGCTTCTTGGTGGGCGTTGCGTTCTACTGCCTGCCGGAAAGTCCCAAATTTTTGCTCTCTCAAAATCGATCGACCGAGGCGTTGCAGGTCCTCACGAAGATGTATCAGCTCAACAATGGTCGTGAAAAGTACTACGAAGTGTACGAACTAACGCCGGAGGTTGGCGTTAGCATGACTACGAAGAAAGGATGGGACGGCGTTCGGCAGTCGTTGAAGGACCAAACTGCGCCCCTTTTGGAAAGGCCGTATTTGGGTTATTTCGCGATTTGTTGCACAAATTGCATCATTTCGTTTGCCATGTAAGTTAGACTTGTGTGAACAATCATATGTCATACTCAGCTTAATAACTCCTTTCAGCTACGGAGGATTCTGTCTCTGGTTCCCACAAATCATGAACCAAGTCCTGTCGGATACCTCCGGCAAGGGTACCGTAGCCTGCAAAGTTCTCCAGGGAAACAAATCAGGTCAAAACCAGAACGACACGCAGTGCAGCGAGACGATCCAGCAGGAAACCTTCTACTACACGATCGTTCTCGGATTCATCGGAATGTTCTGCAGTCTGGTCCTATCGCTGGTCTTGCGACGGGTTTCCAGCAAACCGGTGATGATCTTCAACATGGCCATAGCTGGAACCGCCGGCATCCTGCTCCAGTTCGTGACCAACAGTTACGCGGTGGCGGTGCTCTTCAGCGTCGAGATCATGTTCTGCGCGATGGGCGTTACGCTGATCAACGCCTCGGCAGTTTCTCTTTTCCCGACGCACGTAAAGGGAATGGCCACTTCGCTGATCAACATGACGGGACGGTTCAGCACGTTCCTGTTTTCGTCCGTCGTTGGCATGCTGATGGCTCAGAGCTGTCATTTGACGTTCTACGTGCTAAGCGGACTTTTGTTCATGAGTTCGGCACTGACTCTTCTCTTACCGTGACTTAGCATAagatcaataaatttaatttagctTATTTGGTGTAATCTTGTTACTAAGACTGAAAATCCTTAAATTTACTGCCATAATCACAGTCCGTTAGTCCGGGTAAATATTTACAAAGCTTCTTCAAATAGCACCACTGGATTTTAGAGACTTTCAGTTCATGGGAGGTACACGCGACGTGAGATAAGAGATCATTTGTGGGATGAATGTCTGGTCAACAAATTTTTGACGATCTATTTACttttgattttaagaaaatgattttgatgGCAGATTGAAACAAAGAGTTGTTATTAAATatatgatttttaaagatttaatgaacaaatatgtttttcaactttattagtTTTATAACTTTTTCCATTTTGACCATGCATTATTTGTTGTTGCTAAGGAACTCTGTTTAGTGAGCAAATAATTCGTGGCTACAAtcgtaaaacaattaaaatgacTGTTTTTGGGGGCGCGCAAAAATAATGTCGGAGATAACAGTTTGTCTATGTTGATTTTAAATAATCTCCTCACACAGCAAGCTAACTTTTTCATGTCATTCTGAATTTCTGGGTTTGTCAATCCATCTTATTCAAAAGATTATCTACAATGTACATTTCGGATTCAATccgtggtttttttttaatttacagcctgatattcatattttaaaacacatgaaaaaatcacaataaatagtgaaaatcaagaagtttgatacgtcgcatgactagtttatTCTATTTCCTAATgtggttccggatgtggccgaaaagatcgaaaaatttcacattgaaaatcggacctatagttgctgagatatcgacattagaaaatggtgggttgtttgggtgagacttagaaaacatcaattttcctgtttttaaacctttgcatggcaatatctcagcaactaagggtcttatcaacaaagttcaaaaaagcaaaatatagaaaattttctcagcttttcaggaatatttttttcagaagtgagcaaacatgtgcactaatttaaaaaaaatgaaaaactgcgaatattttaaaaaaaagttacctaaaaatggctttaacttgaaaacggtgcactttatcaaaatttcactaaagtactttttgattgcaaatttgattttaaatcgatcgaaatgatcgaaaaatgaagttgaaaaatttttgcaaccaatatttcgattttttgaaaaaatcagtagtgattaaaaaaatcataactcggtcaaagattttttgcacaacctggaaatttctgaaaagttggaattttatgtcccctagaacatatataaaaaaaaactagtgtttttttgcatattaagttttagtgacaaagaattaaataaaaatcaccaaaattttttttaactgtgtaccatttttttcagtgtagtccttatccatacctacaattttgccgaagacaccacattgatcaaaaaattccttcaaaagatacagatttttgaatttttatacataatttttgtatggacagctgccaaatttgtatggaaaattatatggacaaactaatgatgcaaaatggcttctttgggcattccgaaagcaccacaaaagtttcagccggattaaaaaatacaaaaattaaaattctaaaaaaatgaccgatttcgtagagaattgctcatctttaaaaaaatgttccaaaatgcCTGAATATCTTGTGGattgcataaaattaaaaaataatgtttcaaatcaGTGAGGAGCAATTGGACAATACATTATTTCGAATTTCACCGCATTTCATGGTatttaccaaatttcacggccaagggcaaatttcacggcttacgcggcttccgcgaaatcgcgaaaatTCACTAGCCCTGATCATTACATTtagataaatattttcgaatcaatcacatttaGAGGATAGCTAACAGAGGTTAACAGATCAAGTCCaatttcttgaaataaaaagcAACTTTCGCAAAATTTCtgtattaaataatttttaacacactgaacaacattgtttttgttttttaattgacCGAATGTGTAATAAAAGGTTTAGAATTAGAATCGTTTTAAAGAAGACTGAGTGACTAGTGTTAATTGCTAAGAGCGTCATCTGTGGCgaaacgggacacatggggcgaatcgggacagctGTATTAGCCTTGTTACTGTACCGTACAGTCAAGAAAGTTTGAAGGGATTTTGAagggaaaattcaaattttgtcaGCTGTAATGacagtcaagagagtttttctttctttaaagaaggaaacTTTCAACTTTTGTCAGCAGCTATTATAATAGAGACGAAATCTGAACagttgaaactttaaaaatgatcactttttaaaataaagtacATCCGtattaaagaaaaacttttctggggaattagtcattctggggaatgagtTTCTGGGGAATGGCATTCTGAGGAATGGGATAGAACCGTAATAAAATGCTCAAACCTCAATTTaagttaaggtgaagccgttcaTCATTTTCGAAgtaaattgatcatcactctaaaatgctctgtactgccgttctacgcataattgtcccatgttcaaaaaagtgcaactgagaaaaacgcgattgaaatttttcgaccgatttctgtgtttctacgcataattgtcccgtgggttcctattcgccctatgtgtccctaatcgccccagttagcagtttatcacccttatttgtgatcctcttgctatacaacaggtaaacaaggcataatgcttagggaccatccataaaccacgtggacacttaagggggggggggggtatggcgattgtccacgctccatacaaaaaagattttttttgtatgaacaattgtccacgaagggggggggggggggttcgagattcccaaaaaagtgtccacgtggtttatggatggtcccttagtaAAAcgaatgattccgtgtaaggaaatacttggtgggacaattatgcgtagaagttcaacgatgggacaaacagacttggtgttgtttttgatgagtttccgaacaaagtaccagattttatgtgtttttcttaaagtacacatcagactaaacttaaaaatggtataaagtcaaaatcgtcaaaaactgacatgggacaattatgcgtagaacggcagtgtattcaattcaatttaacgaatttctgcacaaaaatgaatcagcatgtgccggttagtgccttcttgaagccactgaaagaatttttggtctaaatcaaatgtgtttcaaaatttatataattttgtgatataatcattgacgtcctagttcgCAATCATTGAtcaatgacgatttccataactttgcaaggaatgggataatcgttaccaaaaggaatcagcatgtgtagggcactattctaaacaacttgtagaaggaattttgtcaaaatattgatagcgacgcaaaatttatatcttagaCAGAAAAAACATgccaatgatggaagtcttcacgttaagatcGTTAGTGATTACAAGTTTACTCATTACcaataaaaaaagcaaacagcCTTTTTTCGAATATGGTTGAATTCCGAGAAATGATTGTTGGAAAGTTTCTTCTCAACGGTGACCATTAGTTGCACAAGGGAAATTCACTTCCCAACTACCATAGTCGCATAGTCGAGGTCGAGGTATTTGTTAAGAGTATTAAAATCACTAAGATTGGTTGCTTTAAAAGTTAAACATAAATCATAACAAAGAAACTgtaaaagcaaaagcaaagcaatccactttaacgacccccgggtcttttgtgggcaacagaaagtttctgctcatttctaggcgtccgaaggttatttgtggtgagtcacccaaaacctcttttacgcaaatggaccgacgttttacttccccatccgatagaaggcgtgatcaggcaaatctcgtctcgaaaaatgccaccgggtccgtctggaattgaacccaggccatactgggatttagaggctaaccactaaaccaccggacccggctgaAACTGTATTAtctcttaaaataaaattaatcaggTATTATAGGCATTGTTTGTTATTCTTgcaataggggcagggggggcagaatggtccgcctaagtaaaatgcgccaaaaaccatagaaaaacataaaaatttatgaattcagtgtagtaggcttatgcttttggatgttcccttcaatgttgtatacttggttgatgaaaattttgagcttagaactatttttgagccacttaaaaaaaaaaaaagcttttccagggtgcggggcagaatggaccaccctgtggggcagaatgggccaccttagaaaacaagccatttcgtctaatacaacgttaaagggagataagaaatgacttaagggacctttctaacatagtttccataaaGTTAgacaacttttataaaaatagtcacttaacaaaacaaaaatttttggaaatagtgttaaaatgttgaaatatgacactatttttacaaataagcatcaaaacaagtaaaaaatcaactaatgttgcattaaacgtgatttgtgaagctacaaggagtgaaataattcatttagctcaaatttcgtgacttttgattgtttttataaggcaggaaaagggtggtccattctgcccccaagtggaatttaatttaacacttccaccaccaagcctctaaatgatttgaaggttccgttgttgtttgtttaccttggtagtaacctctagtaacattataagcattgaacaaactttttcaaacaatcatacttttcagaaagcttatttagaaacctcaaaataaacaacatttgcgtggttttgtcaattatttacatttttgctcataattcgaaaaatacaatgaattcaaacgtcgttttcggtatggtgatgttatttgacgtcctttataagaaccttgccttacagttggtctaaatccattctaaagcccaaaaccaagggtggcccattctgccccccctgcccctataatCTGATAACTACGGAAGAAAGTAGGACAATGCCGAGCACAAGAACAGCGATCCACTGAGCACGTAGAAAGTCACCGGACAGTTCTGGGCCACCAACGCTCCCATAATAGTTGCAAACACGAAGCACCCGAACCGTCCCATCATGTTGATCAGCGAAGTGGCCATTCCCTTCACGTGCGTCGGGAACAGCGAAACTGCCGTGGCGTTGATCAGCGTGACTCCCATGGCGCAGAACATGATCTCGACGCTGAAGAGCACCGCCACTGCGTAACTGTTGGTGATGAATTGAAGCAGGATACCGGCGGTTCCAGCTATGGCCAGGGTGATGATCATCACCGGTTTGCTGGAGAATCGACGTAGGATAATGGATAGAACCAGACTGCAGAACATTCCGGTGATTCCGAGAAGGATCGTGTAGAGAAACGTCTCGGTTTGAATCGTTTCGTTACACTGTAGATCGTCTTTGTGTTGATTGGAGTTGTTACTCTGAAGAATGGTGCACGCGACGGTGCCCTTGGCGGAGATGTCCGACAGTACTTGATCCATGATTTGAGGAAACCAGAGGCACAAGCTGTACACAGAAAAAGCAACGACACAGTTTGTACAGCAGATCACGAAGTTCTTTAGGTATGGCATCTTCAGCAGCGGAATCGTCTGATCCTTCATCGATGCTAGAACACCACTCCATCCTGCGACTTTTGTCAAGTTTCCATCGACTTCCGGAACCAGTTTGATGACTTCGTAGGCGCATGCATCACCACTGTTGATACGATGCAAACTCCGAAGAACCTGCAACGCTTCAGCAGGTCGATTTTgagagagcaaaaatttcggACTTTCCGGTAGAAGGCACAACGTAACTCCGGCGAGCATGCCCGGAATGGTGCATAGAATGAACAGCAATCGCCACGGTCGGTACGAGAAGGTATCGGTTAGGGTAAACCGCCAGTCGTAGGATAATGTCCACCAACTTACCACTAGAATAGGGTTTTCGTTAAGTAGTGAGATGGTTCAAAATCAAACTCAGCTTACCAGCAACATACACAACTCCAAACGAGATCATCACTGATGCGTATGCCACCACTTGTCCTCTTCGTTGAGCGGTGCAGAACTCACCCAAATAGGTGTAAGCTATGGCAGATGTAGCGGAAATGCAGAGCCCTGCTAGGAACCTCAGCACAAGCAGAGAGATGAAGTCCGTGGCAAAGCTAGACACCACCGAGCATGCCGAGGTGGCAAACAGTGCACACTGGAGAACCGTCTTCCGGCCGCGAGTATCGGCCTGGTAGCCCCAGAAGTAGGACGCTAACATGTTTCCTGAAAAGAAAACCAATAACCTTCACTTCTGGATATCCAAACAACCAAATCATCACTCTTCACCCAAAAAGATCGCTCCGCCGATCGCCCCGATCTTTTCCGGGTCCAACCCGAGGTCACAATGTCCCGCTGATAGGACAAAGCTCGCGACCATGGACTCGTTCATAGCGGCCATCAGACAGCACCCGGCCAGAGCCATCAAACCAAGCTGGGCTCGACCAAAGCCGGCCAGATCCAGAGCTTCCTCGTATGTGTGCGATCGACCCTTCACTTGAACCCGGGGCAGATCAACGGTGATGACGGGAAAGGTGACATCCTGCACGCGAGGCGCCATGTCTTGCTGTCACCGACACTGTCTTGGACAAATCAGAACTTGACTCTGGTTCAGATCTTCCAGCCAAGTGCTTTTAAACGATCGCCTCGACGGGACGGAAGCGG
Coding sequences:
- the LOC120426164 gene encoding putative metabolite transport protein YncC, with amino-acid sequence MAAITLEPPPHAIELKKRSHSYEEALELAGFGPAQYVLTFLSGCCLMAAMNESIVISFVLSAGHCDLGLDARQVGMIGGVIFLGIMISSFFWGYQADTRGRKTVLQCALFATTACSVASSFATGFTSMALLRFAAGMCVSASSAIAYTYLGEFCTGQRRGQMVAYAAMMISFGIVYGASISWWILSYDWRVQLTDSFVYRPWRLLFILCTIPGFLVGVAFYCLPESPKFLLSQNRSTEALQVLTKMYQLNNGREKYYEVYELTPEVGVSMTTKKGWDGVRQSLKDQTAPLLERPYLGYFAICCTNCIISFAIYGGFCLWFPQIMNQVLSDTSGKGTVACKVLQGNKSGQNQNDTQCSETIQQETFYYTIVLGFIGMFCSLVLSLVLRRVSSKPVMIFNMAIAGTAGILLQFVTNSYAVAVLFSVEIMFCAMGVTLINASAVSLFPTHVKGMATSLINMTGRFSTFLFSSVVGMLMAQSCHLTFYVLSGLLFMSSALTLLLP
- the LOC120425474 gene encoding synaptic vesicle glycoprotein 2B-like, whose protein sequence is MAPRVQDVTFPVITVDLPRVQVKGRSHTYEEALDLAGFGRAQLGLMALAGCCLMAAMNESMVASFVLSAGHCDLGLDPEKIGAIGGAIFLGNMLASYFWGYQADTRGRKTVLQCALFATSACSVVSSFATDFISLLVLRFLAGLCISATSAIAYTYLGEFCTAQRRGQVVAYASVMISFGVVYVAVVSWWTLSYDWRFTLTDTFSYRPWRLLFILCTIPGMLAGVTLCLLPESPKFLLSQNRPAEALQVLRSLHRINSGDACAYEVIKLVPEVDGNLTKVAGWSGVLASMKDQTIPLLKMPYLKNFVICCTNCVVAFSVYSLCLWFPQIMDQVLSDISAKGTVACTILQSNNSNQHKDDLQCNETIQTETFLYTILLGITGMFCSLVLSIILRRFSSKPVMIITLAIAGTAGILLQFITNSYAVAVLFSVEIMFCAMGVTLINATAVSLFPTHVKGMATSLINMMGRFGCFVFATIMGALVAQNCPVTFYVLSGSLFLCSALSYFLP